The Paenibacillus macerans genome includes a window with the following:
- the pstB gene encoding phosphate ABC transporter ATP-binding protein PstB translates to MQNTALSTKNLSVFYGEKQAVKEISLDFASRQVTALIGPSGCGKSTFLRSLNRMNDLISGARITGDIWIGDDNINDPKTDVVLLRQKIGMVWQKPNPFHKSIYENIAFGPRYHGIRDKKKLDQIVEESLIKAALWNETKDRLHSSALALSGGQQQRLCIARSIAVNPSIILMDEPASALDPISSAKIEELIAELKREYCIIIVTHNMHQAARVSEKTAFFLMGELVEYDDTSKIFTNPSEKRTDDYISGRFG, encoded by the coding sequence GTGCAAAATACCGCATTATCCACCAAAAACTTGAGCGTGTTTTACGGAGAAAAGCAGGCCGTGAAAGAAATCTCACTCGACTTCGCCTCACGGCAGGTGACGGCGTTAATCGGCCCGTCCGGCTGCGGGAAATCGACGTTCCTGCGCAGCTTGAACCGGATGAACGATTTGATTTCCGGCGCGCGGATCACCGGGGACATCTGGATCGGGGACGACAATATCAACGATCCGAAAACCGACGTCGTGCTGCTGCGGCAAAAGATCGGCATGGTATGGCAGAAGCCGAACCCGTTTCACAAATCGATTTATGAAAATATCGCTTTTGGACCGCGTTACCACGGGATTCGCGACAAGAAAAAGCTGGATCAGATCGTAGAGGAGTCGCTCATCAAAGCCGCGCTCTGGAACGAGACGAAGGACCGGCTGCACAGCTCGGCGCTCGCGTTGTCCGGCGGCCAGCAGCAGCGGCTTTGCATCGCCCGTTCGATCGCCGTTAATCCGAGCATCATTTTGATGGACGAACCGGCATCCGCGCTGGATCCGATTTCGAGCGCCAAAATCGAGGAACTGATCGCCGAATTAAAACGCGAATACTGCATTATTATCGTAACCCACAACATGCATCAGGCTGCGCGGGTATCGGAAAAAACCGCGTTTTTCCTCATGGGGGAACTGGTCGAATATGACGACACCAGCAAGATCTTTACGAATCCGTCGGAAAAACGGACGGATGATTATATTTCCGGCCGGTTTGGATAA
- the pstC gene encoding phosphate ABC transporter permease subunit PstC yields the protein MAQSGGNKKVQPHIIEEWTGKIFTSFCIVLLVVTIFSMVYFVSTRGLSTFFQDGISIGQIFGSTEWRPDGVPPVFGALPFILGSFSTSILAAVIAAPLSICAALFMVEIMPKFGKKFLLPVIELLAGIPSVVYGFVGLSVIVPFYRDIFPGQGLGIFAGATVLSIMILPTITSIATDAITALPPGLKEGSYALGATRWQTLWRTVLPTTMPSLLTGVVLGMARAFGEALAVQMVIGNAPHIPRSLFESTSTLTSVITLSMGNTAMGTTQNNVLWTLALILMLMTFVFVFIVRGLERRAKR from the coding sequence ATGGCTCAATCCGGCGGAAACAAAAAAGTACAGCCGCACATTATAGAGGAATGGACCGGTAAAATATTTACGTCATTTTGCATCGTGCTGCTGGTTGTGACGATATTTTCGATGGTGTATTTTGTCTCAACCAGAGGTTTAAGCACCTTTTTTCAGGACGGGATTTCGATCGGCCAAATTTTCGGAAGCACGGAGTGGAGACCGGACGGAGTTCCTCCGGTGTTCGGAGCGCTCCCATTCATTTTGGGATCGTTCAGCACTTCGATCCTTGCGGCCGTCATTGCGGCGCCGCTCAGCATCTGCGCAGCCCTGTTCATGGTCGAAATTATGCCTAAATTCGGCAAAAAATTTCTGCTGCCGGTAATCGAGCTGTTGGCCGGGATTCCTTCGGTCGTTTACGGTTTTGTCGGCCTGAGCGTGATCGTCCCGTTTTACCGGGATATTTTTCCCGGACAGGGCCTGGGCATTTTTGCGGGGGCGACGGTATTGTCGATTATGATTTTGCCTACGATTACTTCCATCGCCACGGATGCGATCACCGCTCTTCCTCCCGGATTGAAAGAAGGTTCTTATGCACTTGGGGCCACGCGGTGGCAAACGTTGTGGCGGACCGTCCTGCCGACCACGATGCCGTCGCTGCTCACCGGGGTCGTGCTGGGGATGGCCCGGGCCTTCGGGGAAGCGCTCGCCGTACAGATGGTCATCGGGAACGCGCCGCACATTCCGCGCTCGCTGTTTGAATCCACCTCCACGCTGACCAGCGTCATCACGCTCAGCATGGGCAATACGGCCATGGGAACGACGCAGAACAACGTGCTGTGGACGCTTGCCTTGATTTTGATGCTGATGACCTTCGTCTTCGTCTTTATTGTACGTGGGCTGGAAAGGAGAGCAAAGCGATGA
- a CDS encoding carbohydrate ABC transporter permease gives MSSITAEPYRQKRNSITWLYFLLPSVLIMLIFFIYPVFLTFFYSFTNLALTGESAKELKFVGIDNYIHMFKDPTVRISIWNTLIFLFGSAVIGQQVLGFVIALLMKHKNKLFRRVIGTIVLAGWVTPEIVCALCLYSFFGDEGTLNSGLAFFGIPTVTWLFTMPMLTIILANIWHGTAFSMLVFQAALDDVPSEVEEAAVVDGASRWQVLTRIILPYIKESFVTNMMLVTLQTLGVFGLIYAMTGGGPGTSTTTLPIFMYNQAFVNYQLGYGTAISLLLLLIGVVLSLFYIRSLK, from the coding sequence ATGAGCAGCATAACGGCCGAACCGTATCGGCAAAAAAGAAACTCAATAACGTGGCTCTACTTTTTGCTTCCGTCCGTCCTCATCATGCTGATTTTCTTTATATATCCGGTGTTCCTGACCTTTTTCTATTCGTTCACGAACCTGGCCTTAACCGGAGAGTCCGCGAAGGAGCTGAAGTTTGTCGGGATCGATAACTATATCCATATGTTCAAGGACCCGACGGTTCGCATCAGCATCTGGAATACGCTGATTTTCCTGTTTGGCTCGGCGGTGATCGGCCAGCAGGTGCTCGGCTTTGTCATCGCTTTATTGATGAAGCATAAAAACAAGCTGTTCCGCCGCGTCATCGGCACGATCGTGCTGGCCGGCTGGGTAACTCCGGAAATCGTCTGCGCCTTGTGCCTGTACAGTTTTTTCGGGGACGAAGGCACGTTAAACTCAGGTCTCGCTTTTTTCGGCATCCCGACGGTCACCTGGCTGTTCACCATGCCGATGCTAACGATTATCCTAGCCAACATCTGGCACGGAACCGCCTTCTCCATGCTCGTGTTTCAAGCGGCGCTGGACGATGTGCCAAGCGAGGTCGAAGAGGCCGCCGTCGTCGACGGGGCCTCGAGATGGCAGGTGCTCACCCGGATCATCCTGCCCTATATTAAGGAAAGCTTTGTCACCAATATGATGCTCGTTACCTTGCAGACGCTTGGGGTTTTCGGGCTGATCTACGCCATGACCGGCGGAGGGCCGGGCACTTCGACGACGACGCTGCCGATCTTTATGTACAATCAGGCCTTTGTCAATTACCAGCTTGGATACGGAACCGCGATTTCCCTGCTGCTCCTGCTGATCGGAGTGGTGCTCAGCCTGTTCTATATCCGCTCGTTGAAATAA
- a CDS encoding DedA family protein codes for MNVLAWIERMFEHYGYFVLLLGLPVDFIALPLPPGQTTLTYTGYLAYKGVLQFVPALLAGYAGSVIGVTITYWLGRRIGAPLVERYGKWIFLKPSHLEKTRRIYEKYGNKMLLINFFVPGVRQFFGYFVGIIRIPYRTFALYAYTGAAIWVTAFVGIGFVFGEQWQYAIGLVEKYLKYFFMGLGALLLVIVYMKWRKWRLKVAKLSRNS; via the coding sequence ATGAACGTGCTGGCTTGGATTGAGCGGATGTTCGAGCATTACGGTTACTTTGTACTGCTGCTCGGACTGCCGGTGGATTTTATCGCGCTGCCGTTGCCGCCGGGGCAAACGACGCTGACATATACCGGTTATTTGGCCTATAAAGGGGTACTCCAATTCGTTCCGGCTTTGCTGGCCGGTTACGCAGGATCGGTGATTGGCGTAACGATTACGTACTGGCTTGGCCGCCGGATCGGGGCGCCGCTCGTTGAGCGCTACGGCAAATGGATATTTTTGAAACCTTCCCACTTGGAGAAAACCAGGCGCATTTATGAGAAATATGGAAACAAAATGCTGTTGATCAATTTTTTTGTGCCGGGGGTCAGACAGTTTTTCGGATATTTCGTAGGCATCATTCGCATCCCTTACCGCACGTTTGCCCTCTATGCCTATACCGGGGCAGCTATATGGGTCACCGCTTTTGTAGGCATCGGATTCGTGTTCGGCGAGCAGTGGCAATACGCGATCGGGCTGGTGGAGAAATATCTGAAATATTTCTTTATGGGCCTTGGGGCTCTGCTGCTGGTGATTGTATATATGAAGTGGAGAAAATGGCGGTTGAAAGTGGCCAAGCTATCGCGAAACTCTTGA
- a CDS encoding transposase encodes MEVNTETELQPFSSRFNSEQACMEALIAMKWPNGFVCPRCAYTRCSRLTSRHIPLFECVKCKHQTSPLVGTIFEGTHLPLLKWFEALDLFLLEGGISALRLSKVIRVTYKTAWSVLHKIRHAVGEFDARELLSGDVKVNSDQYGRNPSRCQLSHPYASAVVAGCTVTESGEPEQVKIRLVPYKRGGEKRANRHDLNTFINGHVDVCTSEVQLFRQAFRLYAPLRKVVREAWESLKSTYGALGLKHLQAYLNEYTGRRRLRLQGGRPGAEETMRQQLLQMCVAIPAIPYRRLIARQPNQPLAAAA; translated from the coding sequence ATGGAAGTCAATACGGAAACGGAACTTCAACCATTCAGCAGTCGTTTTAACAGCGAGCAGGCCTGCATGGAGGCGCTAATCGCGATGAAGTGGCCAAACGGCTTCGTCTGCCCGCGTTGCGCTTACACCCGGTGCAGCCGTCTGACTTCCCGGCATATCCCCTTGTTCGAGTGCGTAAAGTGCAAGCATCAAACATCGCCTTTGGTCGGTACGATTTTTGAAGGAACGCATCTGCCCTTGCTCAAGTGGTTCGAGGCCCTGGATTTATTCCTGCTTGAAGGCGGCATCTCGGCGCTGCGGCTGAGCAAGGTGATCCGGGTCACCTACAAGACCGCCTGGTCGGTGCTGCACAAAATACGTCATGCCGTGGGGGAGTTCGATGCCCGGGAGCTGCTCTCCGGAGACGTGAAGGTGAATAGCGATCAGTACGGGCGTAATCCGTCCCGGTGTCAGCTTTCGCATCCGTACGCCTCGGCGGTCGTAGCGGGCTGCACGGTCACGGAGTCGGGCGAGCCGGAACAGGTCAAGATCCGCCTGGTGCCGTATAAGCGGGGAGGCGAAAAAAGGGCAAACCGTCACGATCTAAACACGTTTATCAATGGGCATGTGGATGTCTGTACATCGGAGGTGCAGTTGTTCCGTCAGGCCTTTCGGCTGTATGCGCCCTTGCGGAAAGTGGTGAGAGAGGCGTGGGAATCGTTGAAGAGTACGTATGGAGCCTTGGGACTGAAGCATCTGCAGGCGTACCTAAACGAATACACCGGACGCCGCCGGCTGCGCCTGCAAGGAGGACGGCCCGGAGCGGAAGAAACGATGCGGCAGCAGTTACTGCAAATGTGTGTGGCGATTCCCGCGATCCCTTACCGCCGGCTGATCGCACGCCAACCGAACCAGCCTCTTGCAGCTGCGGCCTGA
- the pstA gene encoding phosphate ABC transporter permease PstA: protein MSAKTADKIATAVIVTLAGVIVLIMAGLLGFILIRGLGHVSFDFLTSPPETIKAGGGIGPQLFNSLFLLVLTLIITIPLGLGAGIYMSEYAKPGKLTSFIRLIVEVLSSFPSIVVGLFGLLVIVNVFGFGFSLFSGALALTVFNLPLMVRITEQGMASVPQAQKEASLALGLSKWKTIKSIMLPIAMPVILTGTILAAGRVFGEAAALLFTAGMSSPRLDFGNWNPLSPTSPLNPFRPAETLAVHIWKINSEGLAPDAPEIAAGASAVLIITVLLFNLLARWVGRLMYKKFTATK from the coding sequence ATGAGTGCAAAAACCGCAGATAAAATCGCCACTGCCGTCATTGTTACGCTGGCAGGCGTTATTGTGCTGATCATGGCCGGGCTGCTCGGATTTATTTTAATCCGCGGGCTCGGGCATGTCAGCTTTGATTTTCTGACCTCTCCGCCGGAAACGATCAAGGCGGGCGGGGGGATCGGTCCGCAATTGTTCAATTCCCTGTTCCTGCTTGTTCTGACGCTGATTATCACGATTCCGCTTGGACTCGGGGCGGGCATTTATATGAGCGAATATGCGAAACCGGGCAAACTGACGTCTTTTATCCGGCTGATCGTTGAGGTGCTGTCCTCTTTTCCGTCGATTGTCGTCGGCTTGTTCGGTCTGCTCGTGATCGTTAACGTGTTTGGCTTCGGCTTCTCCCTGTTCTCCGGGGCGTTGGCGTTAACCGTGTTCAACCTGCCGCTGATGGTGCGGATTACCGAACAGGGCATGGCCAGCGTGCCGCAAGCGCAGAAGGAAGCAAGTCTGGCGCTGGGCCTGTCCAAATGGAAAACGATCAAATCGATTATGCTGCCGATCGCGATGCCGGTGATCTTGACCGGGACAATTCTGGCCGCGGGCCGCGTGTTTGGCGAAGCGGCGGCGCTGCTGTTTACGGCCGGCATGAGCAGCCCGAGGCTCGATTTCGGGAACTGGAACCCGCTCAGTCCAACGTCGCCGCTGAATCCGTTTCGCCCGGCGGAGACGCTGGCCGTCCACATCTGGAAGATCAATTCCGAAGGGCTGGCTCCGGATGCTCCCGAAATCGCCGCAGGCGCTTCGGCCGTGCTTATCATCACGGTGCTTCTGTTCAACCTGCTCGCACGTTGGGTCGGCCGCCTGATGTACAAGAAATTTACGGCTACGAAATAG
- a CDS encoding carbohydrate ABC transporter permease: MNAKQRKIVYRMLPYAILTFIGICFVLPLLWVIVASIDSNAMQTLKLPHRVTAENYIEVITSRENQRAFLIGLIMSLGQAVLVVILALLAAYPLSRYQMKYKKPFMLTILFMTSLPITAVMVPVYQLFLTLNLYDQIYGVILFYVASSMPYGIWMLKNFMDSVPQDLEEAAWVDGASVFTGIRKVVAPLMIPGICTVAIFTFSGSWGNFFVPYILLQNPENFPASLKLYQFFGQYGMVEYGNLAAFSILYAIPSIVLYILSQRFMSKGFGLQGGTKG; encoded by the coding sequence ATGAACGCCAAACAACGCAAAATCGTCTACAGGATGTTGCCGTACGCCATTCTTACCTTTATCGGCATCTGTTTCGTGCTGCCGCTGCTTTGGGTCATCGTCGCCTCGATCGACTCGAACGCGATGCAGACGCTTAAGCTGCCGCACCGGGTCACGGCGGAGAACTACATCGAGGTGATCACCAGCCGGGAAAATCAGCGCGCCTTCCTGATCGGGCTCATCATGTCGCTCGGCCAGGCGGTGCTCGTCGTCATCCTGGCCCTGCTTGCGGCCTATCCCTTATCGCGGTACCAAATGAAATACAAAAAGCCGTTCATGCTGACCATTTTATTTATGACCTCCCTGCCGATTACGGCGGTGATGGTCCCGGTGTACCAATTGTTCCTTACCTTGAATTTGTATGACCAAATTTACGGGGTGATTCTGTTTTACGTCGCTTCCTCGATGCCTTATGGAATTTGGATGCTGAAAAACTTTATGGATTCCGTGCCGCAGGACCTGGAAGAGGCGGCATGGGTCGACGGAGCGTCGGTGTTTACGGGCATCCGCAAAGTGGTTGCTCCTCTGATGATCCCCGGCATTTGCACGGTGGCCATCTTTACGTTCTCGGGAAGCTGGGGCAATTTCTTCGTTCCGTACATTCTGCTGCAGAATCCCGAAAATTTCCCGGCTTCCTTAAAACTGTACCAGTTCTTCGGACAATACGGGATGGTCGAGTACGGGAACCTGGCTGCTTTCTCCATTCTGTATGCGATCCCTTCCATCGTATTGTATATCCTTTCGCAGCGCTTTATGTCCAAAGGGTTTGGCCTTCAGGGCGGAACGAAAGGCTAA